In Juglans regia cultivar Chandler chromosome 5, Walnut 2.0, whole genome shotgun sequence, the following are encoded in one genomic region:
- the LOC109001041 gene encoding glycine-rich cell wall structural protein-like gives MHRKGGGGIGGGGGACGGFGGGKGGGVGGGGGAGGGIGGGKGGGFGGGKGGGIGGGIGGESGAGGGVGGGGGAGGGIGGGGGGGGAGGGIGGGSGIGGGFGGGKDGGGGVVGGGGAGGAGGGAGGGLAAAAVLEGELVAVFKY, from the coding sequence ATGCACCGAAAAGGTGGAGGAGGGATTGGAGGTGGAGGCGGTGCCTGTGGTGGCTTTGGAGGTGGAAAAGGTGGAGGAGTaggaggtggaggtggtgcCGGAGGAGGGATTGGAGGTGGAAAAGGTGGTGGCTTTGGAGGTGGAAAAGGTGGTGGTATTGGAGGAGGGATTGGTGGTGAAAGTGGTGCAGGTGGTGGCGTAGGAGGTGGCGGTGGTGCTGGAGGAGGCattggaggtggaggtggaggtggtggtgctgGAGGAGGGATTGGTGGTGGAAGTGGTATAGGTGGTGGCTTTGGAGGTGGAaaagatggtggtggtggtgtagtaggtggtggtggtgcaggtGGAGCAGGAGGTGGTGCTGGCGGCGGTTTGGCGGCGGCGGCAGTGCTGGAGGGGGAATTGGTGGCGGTTTTTAAATATTGA